The genomic DNA CAGTAACAGACAAACGGCATAACAGGCAATCGCCTTGTCGCCACCAATACTATCCAGTCCTTCATTGGTTTTCGCCTTAATGCTGATATTGTGAGGTTCCGTATCGAGGATTGGTGCGAGATGATGACGCATCGCAGAGGTGTAGGGAGCCAATACAGGTGCTTGGGCGATGATGGTTGTATCGATATTGCTGATTTGATAGCCTTTGGGTTGGATCATTTCTGCGAACACCGTACGCAACAAACCGCATGAATTTTCACCTAACAGCTTTGGATCTTGATCGGGGAAAGTTTGCCCAATATCCGGAAGCGCAAGGGCCCCAAGTAAAGAGTCGATAATCGCATGGCAAACAACGTCGCCGTCCGAATGCCCTAATAATCCCCTAGGGTAGTCGATGTGTTGCCCTCCGAGGACTAGTACTCGCCCCTCAACGAGACGGTGAATATCGTAACCATGGCCAACTCTCAGCTCCATCGTTCGATAATTTTTAGGGCGGCAGCGTAGGTATCCGGTAGCGGCGCGTCAATGGTGTAGTTGTTACCACACAGAGGGAATGAAACGGAGCTCAAGTGAATCATTACGGAGTCGTAAATGGGCTCGGGCGGACCTTTGCGATTTTCTTTGACGTGCGACTTTAAATCAGAA from Verrucomicrobiota bacterium includes the following:
- the ispF gene encoding 2-C-methyl-D-erythritol 2,4-cyclodiphosphate synthase, whose amino-acid sequence is MRVGHGYDIHRLVEGRVLVLGGQHIDYPRGLLGHSDGDVVCHAIIDSLLGALALPDIGQTFPDQDPKLLGENSCGLLRTVFAEMIQPKGYQISNIDTTIIAQAPVLAPYTSAMRHHLAPILDTEPHNISIKAKTNEGLDSIGGDKAIACYAVCLLLKI